One region of Polynucleobacter paneuropaeus genomic DNA includes:
- a CDS encoding SAM-dependent methyltransferase, whose translation MSSSLGTLYLVPNTLGDQARQAQLAWVLPSETIGQAAKLQHWIVEEAKTARALLKAIETVTPLVCPIQEMQMSEWRGAARNAKYGAEIKAADLLKPLLAGKDMGLMSEAGVPGVADPGAELVLAAHQLGAKVKPLVGPSSLLLGLMASGLNGQRFAFQGYLPHDNQERVSKLKQLELESRKLQQTQLWIETPYRNTVMVMACLSNLSPQTKLCIGIDLTLPTEAISTLSISEWRKRYPNEAACASLQNRPAVFLILA comes from the coding sequence GTGAGTTCTTCATTAGGAACTTTATATCTTGTTCCCAATACTTTGGGTGATCAAGCTCGTCAGGCGCAATTAGCATGGGTGCTCCCATCTGAAACGATTGGCCAAGCGGCCAAACTTCAACATTGGATTGTTGAAGAAGCCAAAACAGCTCGCGCATTACTCAAAGCAATTGAAACTGTGACGCCTTTGGTATGCCCTATTCAAGAAATGCAAATGAGCGAATGGCGTGGTGCAGCTCGCAACGCCAAATATGGTGCGGAAATTAAAGCAGCGGATCTACTCAAGCCCCTGCTTGCCGGAAAAGATATGGGGCTGATGTCAGAGGCAGGTGTACCTGGTGTTGCCGACCCTGGTGCGGAATTGGTATTAGCTGCGCATCAACTGGGGGCTAAAGTGAAACCTTTGGTTGGCCCAAGCTCGCTCTTATTGGGTTTGATGGCCAGCGGCTTGAACGGACAACGCTTTGCATTCCAAGGGTATTTGCCGCATGACAATCAAGAGCGCGTTAGCAAGCTTAAGCAACTCGAGCTGGAGTCCAGAAAATTACAACAGACTCAACTCTGGATTGAAACGCCCTATCGCAATACTGTAATGGTGATGGCTTGCTTGAGTAACCTATCGCCACAAACAAAACTCTGCATTGGGATCGACCTCACGCTGCCAACTGAGGCAATTAGCACTCTAAGTATTTCTGAATGGCGCAAGCGTTACCCAAATGAGGCAGCTTGCGCATCTTTACAAAACCGGCCAGCCGTATTTTTAATATTGGCCTAG
- a CDS encoding Maf family nucleotide pyrophosphatase, with protein sequence MSNFKNPRLILASTSVYRKELLGRLGIPFEVVSPKVDETPLAGETTQTLALRLAKAKAAAVASLNPEAWVIGSDQVADLCGAAIGKPGNFERALAQLQLMRGSIVTFHTALCLMRGDIGTTVCIPTEVKFRNLKDDVLEAYLHAEEPYDCAGSAKSEAMGISLLEYIRSDDPTALIGLPLIALSGLLRDAGFLIPNSKERTE encoded by the coding sequence ATGAGCAATTTCAAAAATCCCAGGTTGATCTTGGCCTCAACTTCGGTTTACCGCAAGGAACTTTTGGGGCGGCTTGGCATTCCTTTTGAGGTGGTCTCGCCCAAGGTAGATGAAACTCCGCTTGCTGGAGAAACTACTCAGACCCTCGCTTTGCGCCTAGCTAAGGCAAAAGCTGCGGCTGTTGCTTCACTCAATCCAGAAGCTTGGGTTATCGGATCAGATCAAGTGGCTGACCTGTGTGGAGCAGCTATCGGCAAGCCAGGCAACTTTGAACGCGCACTCGCACAACTTCAACTCATGCGTGGCTCAATAGTCACCTTTCATACTGCTTTGTGTTTAATGCGCGGGGATATAGGAACAACTGTTTGTATTCCGACTGAAGTGAAATTTCGTAATCTCAAAGATGATGTTCTCGAAGCTTACTTACATGCTGAAGAGCCTTATGACTGCGCCGGCAGTGCCAAGTCCGAAGCTATGGGTATCAGCCTTTTGGAATACATTCGTAGCGACGACCCAACTGCACTCATTGGCTTACCTTTGATTGCACTCAGTGGTTTATTACGCGATGCAGGTTTTTTAATTCCCAACAGCAAAGAGCGTACTGAGTGA
- a CDS encoding YceD family protein, whose protein sequence is MNRNQVLPQVVLSGEPSSLRKIDFCAPQTYQGKGFLPIEALPRVAEEVSEVAKGDGFDWTIQSHFTHSPGSDPNPILDLSLNGELHLVCQRCLKPFLAHLAENRQFLLMASEAEADAYPIEDDELEPLVASQHFNLLETIEDEILLSLPLIPKHPDGACSAHLSSVDANETELSPTEKRENPFNILKNMKKSS, encoded by the coding sequence ATGAATCGTAATCAAGTTTTACCTCAAGTGGTCTTATCAGGCGAACCTAGCTCCTTACGCAAGATCGATTTTTGTGCGCCCCAGACCTATCAAGGCAAAGGCTTCTTGCCTATCGAAGCCTTGCCCCGAGTGGCTGAGGAGGTCTCTGAAGTTGCCAAAGGCGACGGTTTTGACTGGACAATACAGAGTCACTTTACCCATTCGCCTGGCAGCGATCCCAACCCAATTTTGGATCTCAGTCTCAATGGAGAGCTTCATCTGGTCTGCCAGCGCTGCCTCAAGCCTTTTCTTGCGCATCTGGCTGAAAACCGTCAATTTTTGCTGATGGCAAGCGAAGCGGAGGCCGATGCCTATCCCATTGAGGATGATGAGCTAGAGCCCTTGGTAGCTAGTCAGCACTTCAATTTGCTTGAAACCATTGAGGATGAAATCCTCCTTTCCTTGCCTTTAATCCCAAAACACCCTGATGGGGCTTGTTCAGCCCACCTGTCTTCTGTTGACGCCAATGAGACAGAACTTAGCCCCACTGAAAAGCGAGAAAATCCCTTTAACATATTGAAAAATATGAAGAAAAGTTCCTAG
- the rpmF gene encoding 50S ribosomal protein L32: MAVQQNKKSPSKRGMHRAHDFLSAPAKAVEATTGEAHLRHHISPNGYYRGRKVVKTKND; this comes from the coding sequence ATGGCCGTCCAACAGAATAAAAAATCACCTTCCAAACGTGGCATGCACCGTGCGCACGATTTCTTGTCCGCACCTGCTAAGGCTGTTGAAGCCACCACAGGCGAGGCGCATTTGCGTCACCACATTTCACCAAACGGCTACTACCGTGGTCGCAAGGTTGTTAAAACCAAAAACGACTAA
- the plsX gene encoding phosphate acyltransferase PlsX, protein MSVTLAIDAMGGDHGVIVTVPACCDFLEKHPDVRISLVGDPEKLKLALKPYSKTLIEQIQIIPASEIVLMDDPIEVALRRKKDSSMRVAIEQVKEGLADAVISSGNTGALMAISRYVLKTLDGVDRPAIATAIPNELGRGTTMLDLGANADCEPMHLLQFAQMASVMVQVVDGKDRPSIGLLNIGEEVIKGNEVVKQTAELLRASKLNFYGNVEGNDIFKGTTDIVVCDGFVGNVVLKASEGLAKMMSGLIREEFNRSLMTKIMATFAMVPLLRVRKRVDHRRYNGAVLLGLRGCVIKSHGSADRFAFGCALDRAYEAAKNKMVERIAQDFVVETKA, encoded by the coding sequence ATGAGTGTCACTCTCGCTATTGATGCCATGGGCGGAGACCATGGGGTCATTGTTACCGTTCCTGCTTGCTGCGACTTTCTAGAAAAACACCCTGATGTCAGAATCTCATTAGTCGGAGATCCTGAAAAACTTAAGCTCGCCCTAAAGCCATACTCCAAAACACTGATCGAGCAGATTCAAATTATTCCTGCAAGTGAGATCGTCTTGATGGATGATCCGATTGAGGTCGCCTTGCGTCGTAAAAAAGATTCTTCGATGCGCGTGGCAATCGAGCAGGTGAAGGAGGGCTTGGCAGACGCTGTAATTTCTTCTGGGAACACCGGTGCTTTGATGGCGATCTCTCGTTATGTTCTTAAAACGCTCGATGGAGTTGACCGTCCCGCTATCGCCACTGCAATCCCTAATGAGTTAGGGCGCGGAACGACGATGCTAGATTTAGGTGCTAATGCAGACTGTGAGCCGATGCATTTATTGCAGTTCGCTCAAATGGCGAGTGTGATGGTTCAAGTAGTTGATGGTAAAGATCGCCCTTCAATTGGGTTACTCAATATTGGTGAAGAGGTGATTAAGGGTAATGAGGTGGTTAAGCAAACCGCTGAACTCTTGCGTGCAAGCAAACTCAATTTCTATGGCAACGTTGAAGGCAATGACATCTTTAAAGGCACAACCGATATCGTGGTTTGTGATGGCTTTGTTGGTAATGTGGTTCTCAAAGCGAGTGAAGGCTTAGCTAAGATGATGAGCGGCTTGATTCGGGAAGAATTTAATCGTTCATTGATGACCAAGATTATGGCAACCTTTGCCATGGTGCCTTTATTGAGGGTACGTAAGCGGGTAGATCATCGTCGCTATAACGGTGCTGTATTGTTAGGTCTTCGGGGCTGCGTCATTAAAAGTCATGGCTCCGCTGATCGTTTTGCTTTTGGTTGTGCTTTGGATCGCGCCTATGAGGCGGCTAAGAACAAAATGGTGGAGCGTATCGCACAAGATTTTGTCGTGGAGACTAAGGCATGA
- a CDS encoding beta-ketoacyl-ACP synthase III, whose amino-acid sequence MSIYSRVAGTGSYLPEQRLTNQDLVERLAKSGVETSDEWIFSRSGISARHFAAKNELTSDLALKAAQAALASASASADEIDLIILATSTPDHLGGFPSTACVVQDKLGAHNQCAAFDVQAVCAGFSYALAIADAFIRTGTYKKVLVIGAETFSRILDFQDRTTCVLFGDGAGAVVLEASTTPGILSSALHADGSQRDILCVPGRAAHGGVEGSAFMTMDGQAVFKLAVKVLEQVAHEAIEKAGLKSEQIDWLVPHQANIRIMEGTARKMGMSMDKVIVTVHEHGNTSAASIPLALDAGVRSGQIQRGQHLLLEGVGGGFAWGAVVLKY is encoded by the coding sequence ATGAGTATCTATTCTCGGGTAGCAGGCACTGGCAGTTATCTGCCAGAGCAACGCCTGACTAATCAAGATCTGGTCGAGCGCCTAGCAAAGAGTGGTGTAGAAACAAGTGATGAATGGATTTTTAGTCGTAGCGGAATTTCTGCACGTCACTTCGCTGCGAAAAATGAGCTGACTAGCGATCTCGCACTCAAAGCAGCTCAGGCTGCTTTAGCTAGTGCTAGCGCTTCTGCCGATGAAATCGATCTTATTATTCTGGCTACATCTACTCCCGATCACTTGGGTGGATTCCCAAGCACAGCTTGTGTAGTACAAGATAAGCTTGGCGCACATAATCAATGCGCTGCATTCGACGTGCAAGCAGTTTGTGCTGGCTTTTCATACGCTCTAGCGATTGCTGATGCATTCATTCGAACAGGCACTTACAAAAAAGTTTTAGTGATCGGCGCAGAAACCTTCTCACGTATTTTAGATTTTCAAGATCGGACAACCTGTGTCCTCTTCGGAGATGGTGCAGGTGCAGTAGTGCTTGAAGCTTCAACAACTCCCGGAATCTTATCGAGTGCTTTGCATGCTGATGGCAGTCAACGCGACATTCTATGTGTACCAGGCAGAGCAGCTCACGGCGGCGTTGAAGGCTCAGCTTTTATGACCATGGATGGTCAGGCTGTGTTTAAGTTAGCCGTCAAGGTGCTTGAGCAAGTTGCTCATGAAGCGATTGAAAAAGCGGGTCTCAAGTCAGAGCAGATCGATTGGTTAGTGCCACATCAAGCCAATATCCGGATTATGGAAGGCACGGCTCGCAAGATGGGCATGTCGATGGATAAAGTGATTGTGACCGTGCACGAGCATGGCAACACTTCAGCAGCTTCTATTCCGCTCGCATTAGATGCGGGTGTCCGTTCTGGTCAAATACAGCGTGGCCAACATCTTTTATTAGAGGGTGTGGGTGGGGGTTTTGCTTGGGGCGCGGTTGTTCTTAAATACTAA
- the fabD gene encoding ACP S-malonyltransferase, producing the protein MTFAFIFPGQGSQSVGMLNTIAHRAEVKAILQEASDALNEDIAKLIAEGPAETLSLTTNTQPVMLTAGVAFYRAWLADGGTAPAMMAGHSLGEYSALVAAGVIAFEDAVPLVRFRAEAMQTAVPVGTGGMAAILGLDDEIVKRVCDEASKASGQIVEAVNFNAPGQVVIAGSSDAVTKACELLKAAGAKRALPLPVSAPFHSSLLQPASEKLQDYLSSVVFNIPSISVLNNVDVQVLNDPAAIKNALVRQAAKPVRWHETINAMANHGVTQVIECGPGKVLAGLAKRINDQVTGLAVFDEASLQEVLQGVK; encoded by the coding sequence ATGACTTTTGCATTTATTTTTCCTGGTCAAGGCTCGCAATCAGTAGGCATGTTGAACACCATCGCACATCGTGCAGAAGTTAAAGCCATCCTGCAAGAAGCTTCTGATGCGCTCAATGAGGATATAGCGAAACTGATTGCTGAGGGCCCTGCTGAGACCTTGTCTTTAACTACCAATACTCAACCCGTCATGTTGACCGCAGGAGTTGCTTTCTACCGCGCTTGGTTGGCAGATGGCGGCACTGCACCCGCCATGATGGCTGGCCATAGCTTGGGTGAGTACTCTGCATTGGTTGCGGCAGGGGTCATTGCATTTGAAGATGCCGTGCCCTTAGTGCGTTTCCGAGCCGAGGCTATGCAGACTGCTGTGCCGGTGGGTACTGGTGGTATGGCAGCGATTTTGGGTTTAGATGATGAGATCGTGAAGCGGGTTTGTGATGAAGCTAGTAAAGCCTCTGGTCAAATAGTAGAAGCAGTCAATTTCAATGCCCCTGGTCAAGTGGTGATAGCAGGTTCAAGCGATGCAGTCACTAAGGCTTGCGAGCTGTTAAAAGCAGCCGGTGCTAAGCGTGCTTTGCCATTACCTGTCTCTGCACCGTTTCATTCTTCACTCTTGCAGCCTGCCTCAGAAAAATTACAGGACTACTTAAGTAGCGTTGTTTTCAATATCCCAAGCATCTCCGTTTTGAATAACGTAGATGTGCAAGTCTTGAACGATCCTGCTGCGATTAAAAATGCTTTGGTCCGTCAAGCTGCCAAACCGGTACGCTGGCATGAAACCATTAATGCGATGGCAAACCATGGTGTCACCCAAGTCATTGAATGTGGCCCTGGCAAAGTGCTAGCGGGTTTAGCAAAACGGATTAATGATCAAGTCACAGGCTTAGCAGTCTTCGATGAGGCTAGTCTTCAAGAAGTATTGCAGGGTGTGAAATAA
- the fabG gene encoding 3-oxoacyl-ACP reductase FabG, which yields MNLDLNGKIALVTGASRGIGQAIADELMKCGAKVIGTATTEAGAKAIDERLKGNGGKGLALNVTDPKACEDIINLLVKDFGGIDVLVNNAGITKDQLAMRMKSDEWADVIDTNLSAVFRLSQAVLRPMMKARAGRIINITSIVGHMGNPGQANYAAAKAGVSGMTRALAREIGSRNITVNCVAPGFIDTDMTRALSEEQQNALKANIPLARLGTPEDVAQAVAFLASPAAGYITGNTLHVNGGLYLA from the coding sequence ATGAACCTCGATCTCAACGGAAAAATTGCATTAGTTACTGGCGCCTCGCGTGGTATTGGTCAGGCAATTGCTGATGAGTTAATGAAGTGTGGCGCAAAGGTGATCGGTACAGCTACTACAGAGGCCGGCGCTAAAGCGATCGATGAGCGCTTGAAGGGTAATGGTGGCAAGGGCTTGGCGCTCAATGTCACTGACCCAAAGGCTTGTGAAGACATTATCAATTTGCTTGTTAAAGACTTCGGTGGAATCGATGTTTTAGTTAATAATGCCGGCATCACCAAAGATCAATTGGCGATGCGCATGAAGTCTGATGAATGGGCGGACGTGATTGATACAAATCTGAGCGCAGTCTTCAGGTTGTCGCAAGCAGTTTTACGCCCTATGATGAAAGCCCGCGCTGGCCGCATTATTAACATCACCTCGATTGTGGGACATATGGGTAATCCTGGGCAGGCGAACTACGCGGCTGCTAAAGCAGGGGTCTCTGGAATGACTCGGGCGCTTGCTAGAGAAATTGGCAGTCGTAACATTACGGTCAATTGTGTGGCGCCCGGCTTTATCGATACCGATATGACTCGTGCCTTGAGTGAAGAGCAACAAAATGCGCTCAAAGCCAATATTCCTTTAGCCCGTTTGGGCACTCCGGAGGATGTAGCCCAAGCTGTGGCGTTTCTGGCCTCTCCAGCCGCTGGATATATCACCGGAAATACGCTACATGTCAATGGCGGGCTCTATTTGGCTTGA
- the acpP gene encoding acyl carrier protein: MDNIEQRVKKIVAEQLGVAEGDIKNESSFVNDLGADSLDTVELVMALEDEFGIEIPDEEAEKITTVQLAIDFAKSKAQG, translated from the coding sequence ATGGATAACATCGAACAACGCGTTAAGAAAATCGTCGCTGAGCAATTGGGCGTCGCTGAAGGAGACATCAAGAATGAGTCTTCTTTTGTGAATGACCTGGGCGCTGACTCTCTTGACACTGTTGAGTTAGTAATGGCTTTGGAAGATGAATTCGGTATCGAAATTCCTGATGAGGAAGCCGAAAAAATCACCACCGTTCAGCTCGCGATCGATTTCGCTAAATCTAAAGCTCAGGGTTAA
- the fabF gene encoding beta-ketoacyl-ACP synthase II yields MSASNGRRRVVVTGLGLISPVGNSVDVAWSNLLAGRSGIATITKFDHAALGVHFAGEVKDFNVEEYVSAKEARHMDTFIHYGIAAGSQAIRDSGLEINDVNAERVGVMVGSGIGGLPLIEETDAEYLSRGPRRISPFFVPGSIINMISGHLSILFGLKGPNVAAVTACTTGLHSIGLAARLIQYGDADVMVAGGAESTISPLGVGGFAAARALSTRNDDPATASRPWDKDRDGFVLGEGAGVVVLEEYEHAKARGAKIYCELVGFGMSGDAYHMTAPNMDGPRRCMVNAIRDAGLNNDQIQYLNAHGTSTPLGDKNETEAIKAALGDHAKKAVINSTKSMTGHLLGGAGGLESVFTILALHHQKSPPTINIFNQDPECDLDYCANTARDMKIDYALKNNFGFGGTNGSLVFGKIN; encoded by the coding sequence GTGTCAGCATCAAATGGCCGACGCCGGGTAGTAGTCACCGGCTTAGGCCTCATTTCACCTGTCGGCAATTCAGTCGATGTAGCTTGGTCCAATTTGCTTGCGGGCAGATCAGGCATTGCGACCATCACCAAATTTGATCATGCAGCTCTAGGCGTTCATTTCGCTGGAGAGGTCAAAGACTTCAATGTAGAAGAGTATGTGTCTGCCAAAGAGGCGCGCCATATGGATACCTTTATCCATTACGGCATTGCTGCTGGTTCCCAAGCGATTCGTGACAGCGGTCTGGAGATCAATGATGTTAATGCCGAGAGAGTCGGCGTGATGGTTGGTTCCGGTATTGGTGGTTTGCCGCTGATCGAAGAGACTGATGCGGAGTATCTGTCCCGTGGTCCTCGTCGCATCTCCCCTTTCTTTGTGCCAGGTTCGATCATCAATATGATCTCTGGCCATCTCAGTATTTTGTTTGGGCTGAAGGGCCCTAACGTTGCCGCAGTGACTGCCTGTACAACGGGTCTGCATAGCATTGGTTTAGCGGCTCGCTTAATTCAGTATGGCGATGCGGATGTCATGGTTGCTGGTGGTGCAGAGTCTACGATTTCACCATTAGGTGTTGGCGGTTTTGCTGCTGCACGTGCACTCTCGACACGCAATGATGATCCCGCTACCGCTTCTCGCCCCTGGGATAAAGACCGTGATGGTTTTGTATTGGGAGAGGGCGCTGGTGTTGTTGTTCTTGAAGAATATGAGCATGCTAAAGCCCGTGGCGCCAAGATTTATTGTGAACTCGTTGGCTTTGGCATGAGTGGCGATGCTTATCATATGACTGCACCTAATATGGACGGCCCACGCCGCTGTATGGTGAATGCGATTCGTGATGCAGGTTTGAACAATGATCAAATTCAGTATCTCAATGCCCACGGTACTTCTACACCTTTGGGCGATAAGAATGAAACCGAAGCAATCAAAGCCGCTTTGGGTGATCATGCTAAGAAGGCTGTGATTAACTCGACTAAGTCAATGACAGGTCATCTCTTGGGCGGTGCTGGTGGCTTAGAGTCCGTCTTTACGATTCTGGCTTTGCATCATCAAAAATCACCACCCACTATCAATATCTTTAATCAAGATCCCGAATGTGATTTGGACTACTGCGCCAATACAGCCCGAGATATGAAGATTGATTACGCCCTTAAAAACAATTTTGGCTTTGGGGGTACTAACGGCTCACTGGTTTTTGGCAAAATAAACTAA